The following are encoded in a window of Armatimonadota bacterium genomic DNA:
- a CDS encoding DUF2207 domain-containing protein: MGFMERTPYRGRPARTLLTFLVVLAAVTAPAVGVWAKSYDHPTIDVTFRLLPEGDAEVDEVRAFRFQGSFSWAEIRRRTTGQYGTYGLRYRGIWDAGSGQAMQFKQSRDGSEEVLRWNYSAADTTKRFRIRYRITGAVQRYADAAQFYWQAIEGDHAPIGRVRVIVQAPGASPGLFKVFVHSKATPGELRIAPDFRSAEITQSDIPETSFVEVRVLLDPALFPKTVVRQGENHESLLADERRHSEAERRWTSVFLVGLLAGTLLLVGLIAAYAWTYARYGREPSVAYEAIYEREPPRPLPPAVVPAILPQGGVRRADLAWAFAATLVEAARLGYLEIEERQDQGLLGTGLFRGTDLVYRLTDNGRALLSGRLPEETRRERSLDALEVKVLDAVFRKARKGDEVTGDEIEAWGKQIVGRKSNFLLFTEGWGPDLRRWFEDRHFRLDDAASERAKGWFIGGAVITIFVASAVGMGLTAFAAVPIGIVLIGLSLKGLSRRTPEAALEVKRWEAFRRFMVDFSAMKDAGPNVLALWESYLVYATALGVADRLIDNLKLVAAETGQTVPRVAWFHSASGGGRAGLTPAGLGSLEALSRSFQNFQGLSRALSSSSGSGGGFSGGGGGGGGGSSRAG, encoded by the coding sequence ATGGGCTTCATGGAGCGCACACCCTACCGTGGAAGACCCGCAAGGACACTCCTGACGTTCCTTGTTGTGCTGGCGGCCGTGACCGCGCCCGCCGTCGGCGTCTGGGCGAAATCCTACGACCACCCGACGATTGATGTCACATTCCGCTTACTGCCCGAGGGGGACGCGGAGGTTGACGAGGTCCGTGCGTTCCGGTTTCAGGGCTCGTTCTCGTGGGCGGAGATCCGGCGCCGCACAACCGGGCAGTACGGGACCTACGGCCTGCGCTACCGCGGGATTTGGGACGCCGGCAGCGGCCAGGCAATGCAGTTCAAGCAGTCGCGGGATGGCTCCGAGGAGGTCCTCCGGTGGAACTACTCGGCCGCCGACACGACAAAGAGGTTCCGTATAAGGTACCGCATCACTGGGGCGGTGCAGCGTTACGCTGATGCCGCGCAGTTCTACTGGCAGGCGATCGAGGGAGACCACGCGCCCATTGGCCGGGTCCGGGTCATCGTGCAGGCGCCTGGCGCCAGCCCAGGGCTCTTCAAGGTCTTCGTCCACAGCAAGGCCACTCCGGGCGAACTCCGGATCGCCCCTGACTTCAGGAGCGCCGAGATCACGCAATCCGACATCCCAGAAACCTCGTTCGTGGAAGTGCGAGTCCTGCTGGACCCGGCCCTGTTTCCCAAAACGGTGGTGCGCCAGGGCGAGAACCACGAGAGTCTCCTGGCCGACGAGCGCCGCCACTCCGAGGCAGAGCGGCGGTGGACGTCGGTATTCCTGGTAGGGTTACTGGCCGGAACGCTGCTCCTGGTGGGGCTGATCGCCGCCTACGCGTGGACCTACGCGCGGTACGGACGGGAGCCCTCAGTGGCCTACGAAGCCATCTACGAGCGCGAGCCGCCCCGGCCGCTCCCCCCGGCGGTTGTTCCGGCAATCCTCCCCCAGGGCGGCGTGCGGCGCGCAGATCTCGCCTGGGCCTTCGCGGCCACGCTGGTTGAGGCGGCGCGGTTGGGATACCTGGAGATCGAGGAGCGGCAGGACCAGGGGTTGTTGGGAACCGGGCTCTTCCGCGGCACCGATCTGGTCTACCGGCTCACCGACAACGGTCGCGCCCTCCTGTCGGGTCGGCTGCCCGAGGAGACGAGGCGGGAGCGTTCACTGGATGCGCTCGAGGTGAAGGTGCTCGATGCAGTCTTCCGCAAGGCCCGCAAAGGCGATGAGGTGACCGGCGACGAGATAGAGGCCTGGGGCAAACAGATCGTCGGAAGGAAAAGCAACTTCCTGCTCTTCACGGAGGGGTGGGGCCCGGACCTGCGCCGTTGGTTCGAAGACCGGCACTTCCGCCTCGATGATGCGGCCAGCGAGCGGGCCAAGGGGTGGTTCATCGGGGGCGCGGTGATCACCATTTTCGTGGCCTCGGCGGTGGGCATGGGCCTGACAGCGTTTGCGGCCGTCCCAATAGGGATCGTCTTGATCGGCCTCTCTCTGAAAGGGCTCTCGCGCCGGACCCCTGAAGCCGCCCTCGAGGTGAAGCGGTGGGAGGCGTTCCGGCGGTTCATGGTTGATTTCTCTGCCATGAAGGACGCGGGCCCGAACGTGCTGGCGCTGTGGGAGAGCTACCTGGTGTATGCCACCGCCCTCGGCGTGGCCGACCGGCTGATCGATAACCTGAAGCTGGTGGCGGCCGAAACAGGACAGACGGTTCCGCGCGTGGCATGGTTCCACAGCGCCTCAGGCGGCGGTCGGGCAGGTCTGACGCCTGCCGGGCTCGGTTCACTTGAGGCCCTCTCCAGGTCGTTCCAGAACTTCCAGGGGCTGTCGCGTGCGCTGTCCAGCTCGTCTGGCAGCGGCGGTGGATTCAGCGGCGGCGGCGGCGGGGGCGGCGGCGGCAGCAGCCGTGCGGGCTGA
- a CDS encoding amino acid ABC transporter permease, with product MSTRGPSSASGRDGGRSRLAPAALERIPWWVLVLLTAGAGIAFVVAGSRVYRDTLAFLWDGVLLTLHLTFAAYSLALVIGLVAGLMRLSRRPVVYTVATLYVEVVRGIPLLVLLIYIAFVAAPLVSAALAGAARAAGFHGAAEVITRLIRSDLNRAILGLAIGYGAYLAEIYRAGIESIPRGQMEAARSLGLSYGQAMRFVILPQALRVVLPPLGNDFIALLKDSALASAIAVPELTQAGRLLSARTFRAFETYNMVALLYLIMTLVGSMGVRALERWAKAGR from the coding sequence GTGAGCACCAGAGGCCCGTCCTCCGCCAGCGGACGCGACGGCGGCCGGAGCCGGCTGGCTCCGGCCGCCCTGGAGCGGATTCCCTGGTGGGTGCTCGTGTTGCTGACCGCGGGGGCCGGCATCGCGTTCGTGGTGGCCGGCTCCCGGGTCTACAGGGACACCCTGGCGTTTCTCTGGGATGGGGTGCTCCTGACCCTGCACCTGACGTTCGCCGCATACTCGCTGGCGCTGGTCATCGGCCTGGTGGCCGGCCTGATGCGGCTGTCCCGGCGGCCAGTGGTCTACACCGTGGCCACGCTCTACGTAGAGGTGGTTCGGGGCATTCCGCTGCTGGTGCTGCTGATCTACATTGCCTTCGTGGCCGCGCCCCTGGTTTCGGCGGCGCTGGCCGGCGCTGCCCGGGCGGCCGGCTTCCACGGCGCGGCCGAGGTCATCACCCGGCTCATACGCAGCGACCTAAACCGGGCCATCCTGGGCCTGGCGATCGGATACGGCGCCTACCTGGCCGAGATCTACCGCGCCGGGATAGAGTCCATTCCCAGGGGGCAGATGGAGGCCGCGCGTTCGCTGGGCCTGAGCTACGGGCAGGCGATGCGGTTCGTCATACTCCCGCAGGCACTGCGCGTCGTGCTGCCGCCGCTGGGCAACGACTTCATTGCGCTGCTGAAGGATTCGGCCCTGGCCTCGGCGATCGCGGTCCCGGAACTGACGCAGGCGGGCCGGTTGCTCTCGGCCAGGACCTTCCGCGCTTTTGAAACCTACAACATGGTGGCGCTGCTGTACCTGATCATGACGCTGGTGGGCTCGATGGGCGTGCGGGCTCTCGAGCGCTGGGCCAAGGCCGGCCGGTAG